The following proteins are encoded in a genomic region of Brachionichthys hirsutus isolate HB-005 chromosome 14, CSIRO-AGI_Bhir_v1, whole genome shotgun sequence:
- the tgfbr1b gene encoding TGF-beta receptor type-1b: MDATQLLLFVVLFWAGLEENTALQCYCDRCSANSSCITDGICYVAIHKSGNRLTREQRQCVHQYELIPRDRPFICAPSAKQDTGIYPICCTTDYCNKEPDFEVFPVPTVKTPPLGPVALAAVIAGPVCVLCLLLVLAFYVCHSHRGLGAGGAGAHHHHHHRVPNEEDPSIDNPFITVGTTLKDLIYDMTTSGSGSGLPLLVQRTIARTIILQESIGKGRFGEVWRGKWRGEEVAVKIFSSREERSWFREAEIYQTVMLRHENILGFIAADNKDNGTWTQLWLVSDYHEHGSLFDYLNRYTVTVEGMIKLSLSTASGLAHLHMEIVGTQGKPAIAHRDLKSKNILVKKNGTCCIADLGLAVRHDSATDTIDIAPNHRVGTKRYMAPEVLDDSINMKHFESFKRADIYAMGLVFWEIASRCSMGGIHEDYQLPYHDLVQSDPSVEEMRKVVCEQKLRPNIPNRWQSCEALRVMAKIMRECWYANGAARLTALRIKKTLSQLSQQEGIKM; encoded by the exons ccctcCAGTGTTACTGTGACCGTTGCAGTGCCAACTCCAGTTGCATAACTGATGGAATCTGCTATGTCGCCATCCACAAGTCAGGAAACCGGCTGACCAGAGAGCAGCGCCAGTGTGTGCACCAATACGAGCTGATCCCACGAGACCGGCCCTTCATATGCGCCCCGTCTGCCAAACAAGACACTGGTATTTACCCAATATGCTGTACCACGGACTACTGCAACAAAGAGCCTGATTTTGAAGTCTTCCCTg TCCCCACAGTGAAGACCCCCCCTCTTGGCCCTGTTGCACTTGCAGCAGTGATTGCAGGCCCAGTTTGTGTGCTCTGCTTGCTATTGGTCTTGGCATTCTATGTTTGCCACAGCCACAGGGGCCTGGGGGCGGGTGGTGCTGGGgcccatcatcaccaccaccatcgggTGCCAAATGAAGAGGACCCGTCCATAGACAATCCTTTCATCACAGTTGGGACAACGCTGAAGGACCTCATCTACGACATGACGACCTCAGGCTCTGGATCCG GCCTGCCCCTCCTGGTCCAGAGGACCATCGCCAGAACTATAATCCTGCAGGAGAGCATTGGAAAGGGCCGTTTTGGAGAGGTGTGGCGGGGGAAATGGCGTGGTGAGGAGGTGGCAGTAAAAATCTTCTCCTCGCGTGAGGAGCGCTCGTGGTTCCGTGAGGCCGAGATTTACCAGACTGTGATGCTGAGACACGAAAACATCCTGGGCTTCATCGCCGCGGACAACAAAG ATAACGGCACGTGGACTCAGCTGTGGCTGGTGTCCGATTACCACGAGCACGGCTCCCTGTTTGACTACCTGAACCGCTACACCGTCACGGTGGAGGGCATGATTAAGCTGTCCCTGTCCACAGCCAGCGGCCTCGCCCACCTCCACATGGAGATAGTGGGCACGCAAG GGAAGCCAGCGATAGCACACAGAGACCTGAAGTCAAAGAACATCCTGGTGAAGAAGAACGGGACGTGCTGCATCGCTGACCTGGGACTCGCCGTCCGCCACGACTCGGCCACCGACACCATCGATATCGCTCCAAATCACAGAGTGGGAACCAAAAG GTACATGGCCCCGGAGGTCCTGGACGACTCCATCAACATGAAACACTTTGAGTCTTTCAAGAGAGCCGATATCTACGCCATGGGCCTGGTCTTCTGGGAGATAGCAAGCCGCTGCTCCATGGGAG gcATCCACGAGGACTACCAGCTGCCCTACCACGACTTGGTGCAGTCGGACCCTtcagtggaggagatgaggaaggTGGTGTGTGAGCAGAAGCTCCGCCCCAACATCCCCAACCGCTGGCAGAGCTGTGAG GCCTTGCGGGTGATGGCCAAGATAATGAGGGAGTGTTGGTACGCCAACGGGGCGGCCCGACTCACTGCCCTCCGCATCAAGAAGACCTTGTCTCAACTCAGCCAGCAGGAGGGCATCAAGATGTAG